GGGAATCCAGATCATCTGGATCCCCCACACCACCGGGCCAATGAACCAGCCGAAGAGCCAGATATTGATGGCGAGCATGAGGAAGATGCCCAGATTCGAGCGCTTGTCGAGCAGGTGCCGCTCCAGCCAGTCGTTGGGCGTCCCCTTGCCGTACTTCTCCAGCATCCCCGGCTGCCGCACCGCGTTGCGGTAGTAGAAGGCCCCCTTGAGCAGGATGTTGCGGAGCCCCTCCACCACCGGGCTGTGCGGATCCCCCTCACGATCGGCGTACGCATGATGCTTGCGGTGGCACGCCACCCACTCCTTGGTCTTGGTGGCGGTGGTGAGCCACAGCCACACGCGCATGGGCATCTCGACGAGCGAATGGAACGTCACGCTGCGATGCGTCTGCGAGCGATGCAGGAACAGCGTCACGCAGATGTTGGTGAGGTGGCCTGCCACCAGAACGAAGACGACCGGCTTCCACCAGTCGCTCGCCCAGCTTCCGAACTCGGGCATGTACTGCTCCAGAACTATTGAACACACGACGCCGCCGCGTGGCGGCAACGGGGGAACTTAATGACGCGTGGCGTTCGCCGCTGCGGGGCTTCGTCACCACCCCTTCGGCTGTCTTCGCGCTGGCCGCCACCGCATCACGGCCGAAGACACCGAAGAGTACGTTGCCGAACGAGCGGTTCATCGCCGTCGACATCACGATGGACCACATGAACCCGCTGGCGCCGACGGCCGATCCCTGCACGGCCACGATCACGCCGCACCGGCCAGTCGGAATGCAACGGAACCCCGGCCGCCGCTTGTCAGCGCAGGGGCCGGGGCGTTGGCCGTTGCGCAACCACAATCCCGATACGGTCGTTCCCTATCTCACCTCACGTGGCCGGTCCGGACCTGTGGCGCGCAAACCACTCCTGAACACGATCCGCCACCTCGTCGCGGTCGTAGTCGGCGGAGATGATGTGCCCCGAGTTGGAGAGCCAATGCTGCGACTTCTCACGCGCGCCAATTGCCGCAAAGTGGCGCTGTGCTGCGTCTTCAGTGATCCGATTATCGTGCACTGACTGGATATAAAGCGTGGGGAGCGTGAGCGCCTCCAGGGCGCGTTCGGCGGCCAGCGCCACCGTACGCAGCGCCAGCAGCGCGCCAGCCGTGACAATGCCCGGACCGAGCGCCGCACGACGCGCCTCGGGGTCATGGATGGACCGTTCGGCGCCGGGTGAGCGGTGGTACTTGGCCGGACTGAGGCGGGCGAGGCGAAACTTCCACCCGAGCTGTGGCTCGAGCCCAATGAAGGGCGCCAGCAGCACGAGCGCCCGCACATCGGGCTGGCTGGTGGCCAGCGACACGGCCAGCGCACCGCCCATGCTCTGGCCGCACACGAACAGAGCGTCGTGCCCCTCGCGCAGCACCGCATACTCGGCCGCCACCGCCCGCTGCCAGGCGCCGGCCCGTGCATCGCGGGCCAGCTCCGGCAACGCACAGCCGTGGCCGGGAAGTCGCGGCACCTGTACGGTGTAGCCGGCGGCGTGCAGGCGCGCCGCCAGGTAGCGCATCGACTGCGGGGTGTCGTTGAAGCCGTGCAGCAGCAGCACCGCCGCCCCGTTCGTTCCGGCGAGTGCGAACGCCTCGCCACCAATCACCACTCCCTGCGCACTGCGCGGACGACGGGCGGCATCGGCAGCCTCGAAGCGCTGCGCAACCTGTCGCCGCCAGAGCGCCACGCCGAGCGCCGCCGACAGCACTACCGATGCGGCGGCCAGCATGAGGCAGGCGCCCCGTCAGTAGCGCGGAAGCGACGGATCCACATCGAGGCTCCACGCATCGATGCCACCGTCGATGTTGATGAGCGACGAGAAGCCGTGCTGGGCCAGCCAGTTGGCGGCCATTTCGCTGCGCATGCCATGGTGACAGAGCAGCGCGTACGTGCGCGACGTGTCGAGCGTGTGCACCTGCGCCGGCAGCGTGGAAAGCGGAATGCGCGTGCTGCCTGCGATGTGGGCGATGTCCCACTCCCACTGCTCACGCACGTCGATGATGTGTGGCGGGTTGTCGCCCTTCAGCAGCCCAGCGATGTCCTGAACGGATTTGTGTTCGACCACGATCGACCCTTGTGAGTGAGTGTTGTTGAACTGCTCGCCGTTTACCGCTTCGCGGTCAGGGCCGCGCGCGCGGTATCGAGCGCCTTCGCCGCCGCCTCGAAGCGCGCGACGAGGTCAGCAACCTCGGCCTGCGTCTCCGCCTCGGTGCCGTAGCGAATGGCCTCGTTCACGCCGGGGAAGACCATGCTCGAATACCCGTTGTCCACATCCGACGCGTAAATGAGCGTGCGATACCACGGCCGGCTCTTGAGGCCACCGTCGCGGGCGAAGCTGCGCTCGACCGTGAGCAGTGCGGCGTTGGCCGCGGTGCGCTGCGCCTTGCTGACCGTGCCCGCCAGCGCCGTGTCCCGGGCCGCGGCAAAGGCCACGGCGGCGCGTTCGAGGGTGGTGATGGCCGACGCGAGCGAACCCACCGGCGCGCTGCTCCACCCCTTTTGCGCGAGGCCGCGCTCGACCGGCGTCAGATAGCGGCGCATCGTGCGCGCAAACTCCGCGTAATCGTACGGCAGCACCTCGGCGTTGGCGAGGCGCAGCGCGAACGCCGCGCCGATGCGCCCCGAGGCGGCATGATAGAGGAACTCCGGATCGCCGAAGCGCTCCATCCACGCGAAGGTGTCGTACGCCGAATGATAGGTGCCGGCGGGACCGCCGAAGCCCCAGTCGGCGGTGGGGATGCCGAAATGATTGTAGAAGCCGGCGAAGTCGCTGCCGCCCCCCGGGTCTCCCATGTTGGGTTCGAGCGAATCCGCGCGCGTGCCGCTGGTCTGGCGCCACGCCTGATACACGGAGCCGCGCCCCTTGGGGTCGGGCACGCTCTTCACCACATCACGCAGGATGGCGCGCATGCTGGGGCTGCCGCCACCGCCGAACTGCGACCCCTGCGCCGACACATCCTGATTGAGATACGCCACCGCGCCGCGCTTGAGTCGCAGCGAGTCGTCTTCCACGTACTCGGTGCTCCCCATGAGTCCCCACTCCTCCGCGTCCCACGTGGCGAAGACGATGGTGCGCTTGGGGCGCTGCCCTTTCCTGGCGAGGTCGGTGAGCGCGTGCGCCGCCTCGAGCACACTCACCGTACCGCTGACATTGTCGGCGGCCCCCGGCCCCCACGAGTCGCGATGCGCGCCAATGTACACGTACTGATCGGGAAACTCGGAGCCGCGCAGATAGCCGAGGGTGTTGTGGATCTGCTTGGTACCGTTGGTGGCGGCATCGGTGGTGACCGACACGCGCAGCCGTACCGGCCCGGGCCCCACGTGGTAGCGCAGCGCCATGCCGCCCTGCCAGCTGCGCGGAATGTCGGTGCCGCGCACGGCGGCGAGAATCGTTTGCGCGTTGGCGGCGCTGATGGGCACGACGGGAATGCGCGGCAGCGTCGTCTGCTCGGGGGTGAGGCGCGGCGCCCCCGGCGTGCTGGCATAGCCCGGCGTAAGCGGATCGCCGGTGCCGTTGAACACACTCCCCCGCTGCACGCCGCGCAGCGGCCGCATGGGTCCCTCGGGATACACATCGCCGGTCACGAAGCCGTCGTCGAGCGGGTCCGTGTAGATGAGCAGCGCCACGGCGCCGCGCTTCTGCGCCTCACGCGCCTTGATGCCGCGGAAGCTGCGGCCGTAGCGCGCGAGCACCACCTTGCCCTGTACGCTCACGCCCAGTGAATCGAGTGTGGCGTAGTCCTCGATGAGCCCGAAGTTCACGAACACCACCTCCCCTTCACCCACCCCGGCACCGCTCGAGCCGTTCACGGTGAGGTACTGCGGCAGCTGCGTCGCGGCATCGCCCGCCACCGGTGGCTCGGTGAGATCGAGCGTGACCGGATCACTGCCGAGGATGGTGACCGACACGGCCGTGGCGTGCGGCAGCCACACGGCGTAGCTGCGCAGCTCCGTGTCGAGCCCCATCGCCTTCATCTGCGCCATGACGTAGTCGGCGGTGCGCTGCTGCGCCGGCGTGCCCGCCACGTGCGGTTCCTTCGACAGCGCCGCCGAGTGGGCGCGCGCCCGCGAGGCCACCGGGCCGGCAATGGCGGCCTGCTCGAGCTGTCGCTGCGCCGCCGCCGTTGCCGGTGCATAGCCGGGCATGGGTGGCAGCGGCTGTGCCTCGAGTCGGGCGAGTGCCGGCATGGCCAGCACCAGACCGGTCGTGATGAGGCGGGAACTCCTGGTGGCACGCGTCATGGTGGGCCGGAAAGGATGAAGGGGCGGGTGCATATCCCGTATCCTACGGCCTTCAGCGACATCTCGCTGTCCCGCGTCCTCAGCCCGCCTCGTACTCCTCGGCTGCACGCAGCAGCGCCTGCTGCAGCAGCGCCTCGCGATCGGCCCCCTCCGGCAGCGCCGCAGTGAGCGCGGCGAACTGGCGCAGCATTTCGTCTTCCAGCTGCGCGCGCGTGGGGGAGTTTACCCCCAGCACGGCCAACGACAGCACGGCCACGTCACGCAGCTGCCGCACCGTCTCATCGTCGAGCCCGTGGAGACTGGAGGGACGCGGCGGTGGTGCCGGCTTCTCGCGGCGGCGCTTGGGCGTCTCGAAGAGTGCCGTAACCGGCGCAAACGTGACGACGAAAGACCCCGGCGTGTGCTCGGCGTAGCCCGCAATCACGTTGCGTCGGCGCAGGGAGGGGAGCAGCCGCACGATCGCTTCGCGTACCGGCGAGTACCCATCCACACTGTTGTTGCCGCGCCCCGTGATCACGAGCGCTTCGTCGGCGCCGAGCACCTGCTGCTCGCGCAACCACTGTTCCGCGAGAGCGGTGGCCTGCAGCGCCGTCGGCTGCAGCGCCCGCAGGTTGAGGGTGCGCTGCCCGCCGAAACGCAGTTCGTCGAAGGCGCGGTCGAGGCTCGTCATGCGAGGTGAACGCCGTGTGGACGCCGTTGGTGCGCAGGATGTGCGCGACGCGTGGGCAGCGGGGTGGTCAGCGTCGCGCCCTGGGGGTGCCGGGGCGCGTGGTGAGCACCGGGGTCAGCACCACGCCGTCGATGCGCTCGATGGGCACCACCTGCGCCAGTTCGGCCAACGTGGGCGCCACGTCCACCGAACGGATGGGCATGGCGTAGCGCCCCGGCTTCACCCCCGGTCCCAGGAACAGCACGGGAATCTTGGCGTCGAGATCGTAGGGCATGCCGTGCGTGGCGTAGCGCGTGGTGAACACGTAGTAGCCAGGCTTGAAGGTGACGGTGAGGGCCACCTGCATGTCGGTGGGCAACGAGTTGCGCCAGCGGCGCGCGACCTTGTCACCCCGCGCCGCGGCGGGGGCGAGTTCCGCCACCCGATACACGCTGGCCATCCCCGGCAGCGTGAGCAGCCCGCTGCGCACCACGGTAATCACCGAGTCGGCGTTGATCCCCTTGGCAGCAAATCGGCGGCGGTCCACCATGACCATCTTGTCCTGATAGACGAGCGCATCGGTTTCGAGTCCGCGGGCCACCAGCGCGCTGCGCACCGCATCGATGACCGGGCGCACATCCACCCGGCCGCGGTTGGGGTCGGTGCCCGCGAACGACGCTTCGGGGTACGGCGTCACACCGTGATCGGCGCCCAGCGCAAAGACGATGCGCGTGGAGTCGCGCATGGCGTAGAGCGAATCGATGAAGCGACCAAGCAGCCGATCGACGCGCAGCACCTGATCGTGCAGCTCCTTGGAGTCCGGACCCCAGGCGTGGCCGATGGCGTCGGTGGTGGAGAGCGACACCGCCAGCACGTCGGTGGTGGGGCCCTTGCCGAGGTCCATGGCCACCACGCCCGCCAGCGCCATGTCCACCGTGTAGTCGTCCATCCAGGGGAAGGAGCTCAGCGAATCGAGGCCGCGCCGCCGGTCGGTGCCCAGGGTATGCGGGAAGGCGATGTCCTTGCCTTCATGCTCGTAGGCCACGCTGTCGCGCTCCGGGTACGCCGAGGCGGGGAGGAGCGGGTTCCACGTCTGGCCGAGGTACTTGGCGGCACCGTCGCGCGCATTGAACTGCTGCACCCACGTGGGGAGTGTATCGGCGTAGTAGCGGCTCGTGGTGAAGCGCCCGTCGAGTCCGTACCAGTAGACCTGCTGCTTGGCCTTGCCGAGGGGCAGGATGGCGCCGCGATCCTTGCGTGAGACGGAGAGCGCCCGCGAGAACTGGTCGCGCGCCCGAATCCAGTCGAAGAGTGCGCTGCCCCGGAAGCGCCACGGGGATGCGCCGCCGCCGCGCCCGAGCAGCAGCGGCGTTTGCGCGTCGGCCACCCCGAGGTCGTTGATGACGATGCCGGTGTTGGCGGGGACGCGCCCCGACCAGAGCGTTGCGTGCCCTGGCGCGGTTTCGGTGGTGGCGTGATCGTGGAACGCCTGCGTGAAGAACGCGCCCTGCGTGAGGAACCGCTTGAAGCCGCCGGTGAACTGCGGCGCCCACCGCTCGAGGTAGTCGGGGCGCAGCTGGTCGATCGTGATCTGCACGATCAGCGTGGGCTTGGCGGGGCGCGGCGTCGGCTGCGCGGCGACGACCGTGGGCAGCGCGAGCGCGAGGGCGGCGGCGAGGGAGCGAGAGGACATGCGCGAAATCTAGCGCGGGGGCGCCGCTGCCCTGAAGCCGGTACACAACTGGCACATCACCGGTGTCCCGTCCGGCCTCGTGCGCGTCGCCGGATCGGCGCGCCAGGACAGGGACTCCACCACCGATGAATCAGCCACGCAGGCTGGTGCACTTCGCGGTTGCATCACGCGAGTGCACCGCGTGGACGCCGCACCGATCACGGAGGCACGTGATGGCGCCGTGAATATTGTGCGGAAACGCAAAATGCAACAGAGGGTCGGCAAAGATTGCGACATCGTGGATATCGCACACGTCGGTGCGTGCCGGCACGTTCCGGCGCGCCGTTCAGCGCGCGGGCTTCCGTCGCGCCACTTCCGCCGCCGTCGCGCGCGCCGCATGGGTCGCGAGCTCGGACAGTCCGTGCACCACGCCAGCGATGTCGGCATCCGACCGGTTCTGACTCAGCTTGTACTTCCCCTCGAGCGCGTCGATGCGAACCGTGACGCCCACGATCCCGCGCATCTGTGCCTCGAGGTACTCGCGCGGGGCGTCGTGCATGGCCCAGGGATGCGCCTGCGCCGCCTCATGCACATCGGTGAGTTGCGCCAGGTGCGTCTCCAGCCACGCGACATCCTCGTGCAGGGTGACAGTGCCTTGCACGTGCACCGCGATGTAGTTCCAGGTGGGCACGACCCGACCCGTCTCCTGCTTGCTCGCATACCAGGATGGTGTGACGTAGTGGTCCACGCCCGAGAACACCACGAGACCGGGCATGGTGGTGCCCGGTGCCGGCAGCAGCCGCACATGCGGATTGGCCCGCGCCAGATGCCCACGCAACAGCCCCGCCTCACGGTCGAGGTGCAGCGGCACGTGCGTGGCGTACGGGGCATCGGCAGCCTCGACTGCCGTGACCAGCACCGCCAGCGGATGCGCCGCCATGAAGTCGTACAGCGTGGCGCGGTCGGACTCGCGGAAGGGGGCGGGGATGTACATGGGTGATGGACGAGTGGGGGGACTTCAGAAAGGCGGCAGGTGGCAGGTGGCAGGGGGCAGGAGGCGCTGTTCCACGACGCCAGCCAACCACACCACCGCCAGACGCCACATCGGTCACCCGGTGATCGACGCTTCCAGTATCTCCAGTCCCGCCGCCAGCTCCGCCTGCGTGATCACCAGCGGCGGCAGGAAGCGCAACGTGTGCTCGCCGGCGCTCACCAGCAGCAGCCCGCGGTCGAAGGCCCGCGCAATGATGGCCGCGGCCGGCTCATGCACATCCATGCCCCACATGAGCCCCTTGCCGCGAATGGCGCGCACGGCGCCGGTGCGGTCGGCGATGCCCTGCAGCTGCTCCCCGAACCACGCCCCGGTTTCGCGGACATGCTGCAGCAGCGCCGGGTCGGAAAGCCGCTGCACCACGTGGTGCGCCACGTTCGCCAGCAGCGGGCCACCGCCGAAGGTGGTCCCGTGGTCCCCCGGCTGCATCACGCGCGCCACCTTGTCGTTGACGAGAATCGCCCCAATGGGCAAGCCGTTCGCCAACGGCTTCGCGATGGTGAGCATGTCGGGCTCGATACCCAGCTGCTCGTACGCGAAGAACGACCCGGTGCGGCCCAGTCCGCACTGAATCTCATCGAGGATGAGCAGCACGTTGCGCTCACGCGTGAGCTCGCGCAGCCCGCGCAGGAACGCCGGCTCCACCACCCGCACCCCGCCCTCGCCCTGAATGGGCTCCACGATCACCGCCGCCGCCGTCTCGGGGTCGAGCACGGCGCGCAACTCGTCCAGATCGCGCTCGACGATGCTCACGCCCCCCATGAGCGGGCGGAACGGCAAGCGGTACGCCGGCCGGTCGGTGGCCGCGAGCGTGCCCGGCATGCGGCCATGAAAGGAGCCGCGCACCGCGATGATTTCGTGCTTCGACGGATGCTCGGTGCTGCGCGCCCAGCGCCGCGCGAACTTGAACGCCCCTTCGTTGGCCTCGGCCCCGGAGTTGGCGAAGAAGATGCTGCTCGCGAACGAGTGGTCCACGAACCACTGCGCGAGCGCCTCGCCCGGCGCCGTGCGGTAGAGATTGGAGGTATGGATGAGCCCCGCCGCGAGCGCCTCCTGCACGGCCGCGTTCACCCCCGGGTCGTTGTGCCCCAGTGAAGTGACGGCGATGCCGGCCACGAAATCGAGATAGCGCTTCCCGGTCTCGTCGATCATGTAGACGCCCTCGCCTCGCACGAAGAGCGGCGCCTGTCGCTTGTACGTGCCCAGAATGGCGGGCAGCGGAGCGGGGGCGGTCGGCGTGGAGGCCGAAGCCACGGGCGGGAGCATCGTCGAAGTCATGGCAGCTACCTGGAAGTATCCGTGGCGTCCACGCGCGCCACGATCGCGGTCCCCGCTGCGGGAACGGAGAGTGCGGCGAGATCCCCAATCCGCACCCGGGTCACACCACCCGCCAGCGCCATCGCGCAGGCGTCGAGCTTGGCGGCCATGCCGCCACCAGCCACGCCGCTGGTCACCAGCGCACGGGCATCGTCGAGCGTGAGCGTGGCGATGCGCTGCTTGTCGCCATCGAGCACCCCCGGCACATCGGCCATCAGGAAGAGTTCGGTGGCACCCAGGGCCGCCGCGATGGCGGCCGCTGCATCGTCACCGTTCACGTTGTACGCACCAGCCTCGCCGGCGTGCGCACGCGCGGCCACCGGCGAGATGACCGGCAGGTACCCGGCGTGCAGCAGCGCGTGCACCACACCTGGGGTCACGAGCGCCGGCGTGCCGCTGTGGCCGAACTGCGCCGTGTCGATGGGGGTGGCGCGCAGCAGCGCCGCGTCTTCGCCACTGATCCCCACCGCCGGTGCTCCCGCCGCCACGAGCGCGCTCACCATCTGCTTGTTGGCAAGACCGCTCAGCACCATGCGCACCAGCTCCAGCGCGGTGTCGGTGGTGACGCGGCGCCCGCCAATGAACACCGGCTCCTCCCCGCGCAGCCGCTGCAGCGCGCTGATCTGATCGCCACCACCATGCACGACCACCACCTTGCCGCCGGTTGCGCGCCAGAGCGCGACAATCGCCTGCGGGAGGAGCGGGTCGTTCTGGGTGCGGCCGCCGAGCTTGATGCAGATCATGGACGAGTACGGGTGTGGAGGCTGAGTGTGGTGTGTGCGACTTCAAGCAGACGGCAGACGGCAGGAACTACAGTGAGCAGAACGGGAGGAATGCGGAGGACCTTGGCGAAGCCGGCGCTGCGCGCGGCTTCGATTGCAGCACACGGCGGGTTGGGGTGACCGGTCAGGGCCGAGACCACAACCACGACCCCGACAGGCTATCGGGTGCGCCGCGAAGCGGCCGCGCCCGAATATGCTACCGATTTCCTGCCGTTCTGCGTGCTGTCGTTCCTGCCGTCTGCCGTCTGCAGTTTG
The DNA window shown above is from Gemmatimonas sp. and carries:
- a CDS encoding fatty acid desaturase, with product MPEFGSWASDWWKPVVFVLVAGHLTNICVTLFLHRSQTHRSVTFHSLVEMPMRVWLWLTTATKTKEWVACHRKHHAYADREGDPHSPVVEGLRNILLKGAFYYRNAVRQPGMLEKYGKGTPNDWLERHLLDKRSNLGIFLMLAINIWLFGWFIGPVVWGIQMIWIPFWAAGIVNGVGHALGYRNHDVKDDSRNISPIAIIIAGEELHNNHHADPHSAKFAHRWFEFDIGWMYIKLLSLFGLAEVKYARVGAHVRVAE
- a CDS encoding alpha/beta fold hydrolase, whose translation is MLAAASVVLSAALGVALWRRQVAQRFEAADAARRPRSAQGVVIGGEAFALAGTNGAAVLLLHGFNDTPQSMRYLAARLHAAGYTVQVPRLPGHGCALPELARDARAGAWQRAVAAEYAVLREGHDALFVCGQSMGGALAVSLATSQPDVRALVLLAPFIGLEPQLGWKFRLARLSPAKYHRSPGAERSIHDPEARRAALGPGIVTAGALLALRTVALAAERALEALTLPTLYIQSVHDNRITEDAAQRHFAAIGAREKSQHWLSNSGHIISADYDRDEVADRVQEWFARHRSGPAT
- a CDS encoding rhodanese-like domain-containing protein; the protein is MVEHKSVQDIAGLLKGDNPPHIIDVREQWEWDIAHIAGSTRIPLSTLPAQVHTLDTSRTYALLCHHGMRSEMAANWLAQHGFSSLINIDGGIDAWSLDVDPSLPRY
- a CDS encoding M20/M25/M40 family metallo-hydrolase, producing MTRATRSSRLITTGLVLAMPALARLEAQPLPPMPGYAPATAAAQRQLEQAAIAGPVASRARAHSAALSKEPHVAGTPAQQRTADYVMAQMKAMGLDTELRSYAVWLPHATAVSVTILGSDPVTLDLTEPPVAGDAATQLPQYLTVNGSSGAGVGEGEVVFVNFGLIEDYATLDSLGVSVQGKVVLARYGRSFRGIKAREAQKRGAVALLIYTDPLDDGFVTGDVYPEGPMRPLRGVQRGSVFNGTGDPLTPGYASTPGAPRLTPEQTTLPRIPVVPISAANAQTILAAVRGTDIPRSWQGGMALRYHVGPGPVRLRVSVTTDAATNGTKQIHNTLGYLRGSEFPDQYVYIGAHRDSWGPGAADNVSGTVSVLEAAHALTDLARKGQRPKRTIVFATWDAEEWGLMGSTEYVEDDSLRLKRGAVAYLNQDVSAQGSQFGGGGSPSMRAILRDVVKSVPDPKGRGSVYQAWRQTSGTRADSLEPNMGDPGGGSDFAGFYNHFGIPTADWGFGGPAGTYHSAYDTFAWMERFGDPEFLYHAASGRIGAAFALRLANAEVLPYDYAEFARTMRRYLTPVERGLAQKGWSSAPVGSLASAITTLERAAVAFAAARDTALAGTVSKAQRTAANAALLTVERSFARDGGLKSRPWYRTLIYASDVDNGYSSMVFPGVNEAIRYGTEAETQAEVADLVARFEAAAKALDTARAALTAKR
- a CDS encoding alkaline phosphatase family protein; this encodes MSSRSLAAALALALPTVVAAQPTPRPAKPTLIVQITIDQLRPDYLERWAPQFTGGFKRFLTQGAFFTQAFHDHATTETAPGHATLWSGRVPANTGIVINDLGVADAQTPLLLGRGGGASPWRFRGSALFDWIRARDQFSRALSVSRKDRGAILPLGKAKQQVYWYGLDGRFTTSRYYADTLPTWVQQFNARDGAAKYLGQTWNPLLPASAYPERDSVAYEHEGKDIAFPHTLGTDRRRGLDSLSSFPWMDDYTVDMALAGVVAMDLGKGPTTDVLAVSLSTTDAIGHAWGPDSKELHDQVLRVDRLLGRFIDSLYAMRDSTRIVFALGADHGVTPYPEASFAGTDPNRGRVDVRPVIDAVRSALVARGLETDALVYQDKMVMVDRRRFAAKGINADSVITVVRSGLLTLPGMASVYRVAELAPAAARGDKVARRWRNSLPTDMQVALTVTFKPGYYVFTTRYATHGMPYDLDAKIPVLFLGPGVKPGRYAMPIRSVDVAPTLAELAQVVPIERIDGVVLTPVLTTRPGTPRARR
- a CDS encoding FMN-binding negative transcriptional regulator, with translation MYIPAPFRESDRATLYDFMAAHPLAVLVTAVEAADAPYATHVPLHLDREAGLLRGHLARANPHVRLLPAPGTTMPGLVVFSGVDHYVTPSWYASKQETGRVVPTWNYIAVHVQGTVTLHEDVAWLETHLAQLTDVHEAAQAHPWAMHDAPREYLEAQMRGIVGVTVRIDALEGKYKLSQNRSDADIAGVVHGLSELATHAARATAAEVARRKPAR
- a CDS encoding acetylornithine/succinylornithine family transaminase — encoded protein: MTSTMLPPVASASTPTAPAPLPAILGTYKRQAPLFVRGEGVYMIDETGKRYLDFVAGIAVTSLGHNDPGVNAAVQEALAAGLIHTSNLYRTAPGEALAQWFVDHSFASSIFFANSGAEANEGAFKFARRWARSTEHPSKHEIIAVRGSFHGRMPGTLAATDRPAYRLPFRPLMGGVSIVERDLDELRAVLDPETAAAVIVEPIQGEGGVRVVEPAFLRGLRELTRERNVLLILDEIQCGLGRTGSFFAYEQLGIEPDMLTIAKPLANGLPIGAILVNDKVARVMQPGDHGTTFGGGPLLANVAHHVVQRLSDPALLQHVRETGAWFGEQLQGIADRTGAVRAIRGKGLMWGMDVHEPAAAIIARAFDRGLLLVSAGEHTLRFLPPLVITQAELAAGLEILEASITG
- the argB gene encoding acetylglutamate kinase; protein product: MICIKLGGRTQNDPLLPQAIVALWRATGGKVVVVHGGGDQISALQRLRGEEPVFIGGRRVTTDTALELVRMVLSGLANKQMVSALVAAGAPAVGISGEDAALLRATPIDTAQFGHSGTPALVTPGVVHALLHAGYLPVISPVAARAHAGEAGAYNVNGDDAAAAIAAALGATELFLMADVPGVLDGDKQRIATLTLDDARALVTSGVAGGGMAAKLDACAMALAGGVTRVRIGDLAALSVPAAGTAIVARVDATDTSR